One window of Chloroflexus aggregans DSM 9485 genomic DNA carries:
- a CDS encoding tetratricopeptide repeat protein — MVGVTNKASVTTAQEAVIEVNEATFERDVLQRSQTTPVVIDFWAPWCGPCRVLGPTLERLAHEAGGSWVLAKINVDENPRLAQMFRVQGIPAVKAVYQGKIVDEFTGALPESQVRAWLKRVVPDPNADLLAMAQALEATNPAEAIARYRLILGQDPKNETALFNLGRLLALRGDPEGIVTLKQVPASSSFSSRATAGLAIANLVNAPAEPAEGSEGLYRQAAAAVRAGDYATAIEQLLTIVGRDRALRDDGARKALLALFALLGDDHPLVGPARRRLANLLF, encoded by the coding sequence ATGGTGGGAGTAACCAATAAGGCAAGTGTCACCACTGCCCAGGAAGCAGTGATTGAAGTAAATGAAGCAACGTTTGAACGCGACGTATTGCAGCGTTCGCAGACAACACCGGTAGTCATAGATTTTTGGGCGCCGTGGTGTGGCCCTTGCCGTGTGCTCGGACCGACGCTCGAGCGGCTGGCGCACGAAGCCGGCGGCTCGTGGGTGCTGGCCAAGATCAACGTTGATGAAAATCCCCGACTGGCCCAGATGTTCCGCGTTCAGGGCATCCCGGCAGTTAAGGCAGTTTATCAGGGTAAGATCGTTGATGAGTTTACCGGTGCGTTGCCGGAGAGTCAGGTACGCGCCTGGCTGAAGCGGGTTGTGCCCGACCCCAACGCCGATCTGCTGGCGATGGCACAAGCACTGGAGGCGACCAATCCGGCGGAGGCGATTGCGCGCTACCGATTGATTCTGGGCCAAGACCCCAAGAACGAGACGGCGCTGTTCAATTTGGGCCGGTTGCTGGCGCTGCGTGGTGATCCGGAAGGGATTGTGACCCTGAAGCAAGTTCCGGCAAGCAGTTCATTTAGCAGCCGGGCGACCGCTGGGTTAGCAATCGCCAATCTGGTGAATGCACCTGCTGAACCGGCAGAAGGCAGCGAGGGGTTGTACCGGCAAGCGGCTGCGGCGGTGCGCGCCGGCGATTACGCGACGGCCATCGAGCAGCTCTTGACCATTGTTGGCCGGGATCGCGCGCTGCGCGATGACGGCGCGCGCAAGGCGTTGCTGGCGTTGTTTGCCCTGCTCGGCGACGATCATCCACTGGTAGGGCCGGCCAGGCGTCGTCTGGCCAATCTGCTCTTCTAA
- a CDS encoding alpha/beta hydrolase, with amino-acid sequence MSLEWITAQPQRALDTPPVLLIHGAWHGAWCWAERALPDLAARGLTAHAISLRGHGASPPARWSTTICDYVADVYAAITALAQPPLLVGHSAGGYVAQLLMTGRCRPSPTLAGVVLLCSSPVSSPAYFLRRWREGAQMVDIRALLRRDPAAVRAALFRPDIPPADLERYRQQLVAEPPLVTMTSMLVRPRPTICRTPVLVIAAGQDAIFDIPAQQALAAAYHAELLVVPDAPHDVMLDPAWRLVGAAIAHFAVTVGKVPR; translated from the coding sequence ATGAGTCTTGAATGGATAACGGCCCAGCCGCAACGGGCGCTGGATACACCACCGGTACTTCTCATTCACGGCGCATGGCACGGTGCGTGGTGCTGGGCCGAACGGGCATTGCCCGATTTGGCGGCGCGTGGCTTGACAGCGCACGCTATCAGCTTACGTGGGCATGGGGCTAGCCCGCCGGCTCGTTGGTCAACGACCATCTGTGATTACGTCGCCGATGTCTACGCGGCAATCACCGCACTCGCTCAGCCCCCGCTTTTGGTCGGGCATAGCGCCGGTGGCTACGTTGCTCAGTTACTGATGACCGGGAGGTGTCGGCCTTCCCCAACGCTCGCCGGTGTGGTCTTACTGTGTAGCTCACCGGTTTCTAGCCCGGCCTATTTTTTGCGGCGCTGGCGGGAAGGTGCGCAGATGGTCGATATTCGCGCGCTGTTGCGCCGCGACCCCGCTGCGGTACGGGCAGCTCTCTTCCGCCCTGATATTCCACCCGCCGACCTCGAGCGTTACCGCCAACAGTTGGTTGCCGAACCGCCCTTGGTGACGATGACCAGCATGCTTGTACGTCCTCGCCCGACTATATGCCGAACACCGGTATTGGTGATTGCTGCCGGTCAGGATGCCATCTTCGATATACCTGCTCAACAAGCACTTGCCGCTGCCTATCACGCCGAACTGTTGGTTGTGCCGGATGCTCCGCACGATGTGATGCTCGACCCAGCGTGGCGTTTGGTCGGAGCGGCGATTGCTCACTTTGCGGTGACTGTCGGCAAGGTGCCGCGATAG
- a CDS encoding SURF1 family protein, translated as MTITSVPSPHRLLRGWWIAKHLFAVTIFVMLIALGFWQLDRLAQRRAANAARLAALSQPAIRLTPTTDPATVIGRRVVVSGTFRNEESVVLRGKRSDSGVDGVHLLTPLQIEGSEYAVLIDRGWLPSAQGATTAYAVTRPVTIEGIAQAPQLRPDSPLAGRDLPLPGETRINAWLRVDVPAIQQQVGAPLLPLFIAQLPDGSSGLPRPPDPYRLDEGPHLGYALQWFTFAAIVGVGYILLLRQELQRP; from the coding sequence ATGACCATCACAAGCGTACCATCACCTCACCGCCTCTTACGCGGCTGGTGGATTGCAAAGCACCTCTTTGCAGTAACGATATTCGTCATGTTGATTGCGCTCGGTTTTTGGCAACTCGATCGACTCGCTCAACGACGAGCGGCAAACGCTGCCCGCTTAGCAGCACTCTCCCAACCGGCGATCCGTCTCACCCCGACGACCGATCCGGCCACCGTGATTGGGCGGCGGGTAGTCGTGAGCGGTACCTTTCGCAATGAAGAGAGTGTGGTGCTACGGGGAAAACGCTCGGATAGCGGAGTTGACGGCGTTCACCTGCTCACTCCGCTACAGATTGAGGGCAGCGAGTATGCTGTGCTCATCGACCGGGGTTGGTTGCCTTCGGCCCAGGGAGCAACCACGGCCTACGCGGTAACCCGACCGGTCACTATTGAAGGGATCGCCCAAGCGCCTCAACTGCGTCCTGACAGCCCACTCGCCGGACGTGACCTACCGCTACCCGGCGAGACACGCATCAACGCCTGGCTACGGGTCGATGTCCCGGCAATTCAGCAGCAAGTCGGCGCACCCCTGTTACCCCTCTTCATTGCCCAACTGCCGGACGGTAGCAGTGGCTTGCCCCGTCCGCCCGATCCGTATCGACTCGATGAAGGACCACATTTGGGCTACGCTCTGCAATGGTTTACGTTTGCCGCTATTGTTGGCGTTGGCTACATCTTGCTCTTGCGGCAGGAGCTGCAGCGCCCCTAA
- a CDS encoding ABC transporter ATP-binding protein yields MSESIASAIVVRDLVKTYEVPERNAGLWAAVRSLFQRRVRAVCAVAGVSFTIQPGEVVGFLGPNGAGKTTTLKMLTGLLHPTSGEVRVFGSIPARREPAFLRRITLVMGNRNQLQWDLPALDSFELIRAIYRLPPAEFRATRDELIELLEVGDLVRKPVRNLSLGERMKVEIIGALLHRPQALFLDEPTLGLDVTMQRRIRAFIAEYNRRTGATVLLTSHYMADVEALCRRVIVIHHGQVLFNGPLSALVDQFAAYRQLVVTLAEHGVDLTVFGEIIERDGLRYTLRVPKAMVPALTARLLAEAPVTDLTLEEPPIDDVIEQVFAVGSAKTVHEAAQ; encoded by the coding sequence ATGTCTGAGTCGATAGCATCGGCTATCGTTGTGCGTGATCTGGTCAAAACGTATGAAGTTCCCGAACGCAATGCCGGTCTGTGGGCAGCAGTACGTAGTCTGTTTCAGCGTCGGGTACGCGCCGTCTGCGCGGTGGCCGGAGTTAGTTTTACGATCCAACCGGGTGAAGTTGTTGGGTTTCTTGGCCCCAATGGTGCAGGTAAGACCACCACGCTCAAGATGTTAACCGGCTTGTTGCATCCAACAAGTGGTGAAGTACGGGTATTCGGTTCCATCCCGGCTCGGCGTGAGCCGGCGTTTTTGCGTCGGATTACCTTGGTTATGGGTAACCGTAATCAGTTACAGTGGGATCTACCGGCACTTGATTCGTTTGAGTTGATCCGGGCAATTTACCGCTTGCCACCCGCCGAATTTCGCGCTACCCGCGATGAATTGATCGAGCTGCTGGAAGTAGGTGATCTGGTGCGCAAGCCGGTACGGAACCTTTCGCTGGGTGAGCGGATGAAAGTGGAGATCATCGGTGCTCTGCTCCATCGACCACAAGCGCTGTTTCTCGATGAGCCGACACTCGGTCTCGATGTGACGATGCAACGCCGGATTCGGGCATTTATTGCCGAATACAATCGGCGTACCGGCGCAACGGTGTTGCTTACCAGTCACTATATGGCCGATGTAGAAGCACTTTGTCGCCGGGTGATCGTCATTCATCACGGACAAGTGCTCTTCAATGGCCCCTTAAGTGCATTGGTCGATCAATTTGCCGCATATCGTCAGTTGGTTGTCACGTTGGCGGAACATGGAGTTGATTTGACGGTGTTTGGTGAAATTATTGAACGCGATGGTTTGCGCTACACATTACGGGTGCCGAAAGCGATGGTCCCGGCTCTTACTGCCCGTCTGTTAGCCGAAGCACCGGTGACCGATCTGACGCTGGAAGAGCCGCCGATTGATGATGTTATCGAACAGGTGTTTGCAGTTGGCTCGGCAAAGACGGTACACGAAGCCGCACAGTGA
- a CDS encoding serine carboxypeptidase, producing the protein MKRVVSISLGSAQRDYQITATVLGRQVEVRRIGTNGDVAQAMALIREFDGNVDAIGLGGLTPVFRIGRARYPHQEAIHIAAQARRTPVVDGGVVKAILERWAIAQAVRQIPSLVRYKRVLIASGVERYQLAAAIAQYEPELRFADPIIHAGLPFLPPPRSLEQLELYAATALPLLALLPYRFIHPVALGQEGYDPRAAALFQWADVIAGDFAFIRRFAPADLTRKAVITDDPSPAEIEDLRRRGVTTLVTMTPPLSDERPFLAADAIEAIITAITESTRQPGDAEVIDFITAAGWGPTVQDLNPRPKPRFAFVIHPLRTELIANHRWFRWTRYLPPRLVELVAAEFPPLYLSRIRGIRSKATGEEVEGILLTLGTTPREMMRRPPSFTYRRLIKAARMAERMGAQIMGLGAFTSVVGDAGITVAQKSNIGITSGNSLTVAATLEAAKQAVLLMKGGKPEHVRAVVIGATGSIGAVCARLLAQAVHDVVLVAPRAERLIALKKQIESETPGARVVAATYADAYLGDADLIITTTSALTGKVINVDKLKPGAVVCDVARPPDVKEEDARRRPDVLVIESGEIVLPGEPDFGFDIDMPPGTAYACLAETALLAMEGKFEDYTLGRNIEIERVKEVYRLWKKHGLELARLRSFGVYVTDEMIAEKRRLAEERRRQLGLPADKVCE; encoded by the coding sequence ATGAAGCGAGTAGTTAGCATTAGTCTCGGTTCGGCGCAGCGTGACTACCAAATCACGGCAACGGTGCTTGGCCGGCAGGTTGAGGTGCGCCGGATTGGCACTAACGGTGATGTAGCCCAGGCGATGGCCTTGATCCGGGAATTTGATGGCAACGTTGACGCAATCGGTCTCGGTGGGTTGACGCCGGTGTTTCGGATTGGTCGTGCCCGTTATCCGCATCAAGAAGCGATCCATATCGCAGCGCAGGCACGGCGGACGCCGGTAGTTGATGGTGGTGTCGTCAAGGCAATCTTGGAACGATGGGCGATTGCGCAGGCAGTGCGTCAGATCCCTTCATTAGTGCGGTACAAGCGCGTATTGATTGCCAGTGGCGTCGAACGCTATCAATTGGCAGCCGCAATCGCTCAGTACGAACCAGAATTGCGTTTTGCCGATCCGATTATCCACGCCGGTCTTCCCTTCTTACCGCCACCGCGTTCGCTTGAACAACTCGAATTGTACGCGGCTACTGCGCTACCGCTGCTCGCTCTCCTCCCTTACCGTTTTATCCACCCGGTCGCGCTCGGTCAAGAAGGTTATGACCCACGTGCTGCCGCTCTCTTTCAATGGGCTGATGTCATTGCCGGCGATTTTGCCTTCATCCGTCGCTTTGCCCCGGCCGACCTGACCCGCAAAGCAGTTATCACCGATGATCCGTCTCCGGCGGAAATCGAGGACTTGCGCCGGCGCGGAGTGACGACCTTGGTGACGATGACGCCACCCCTGAGTGACGAACGTCCCTTTCTGGCGGCTGATGCGATCGAGGCGATCATTACGGCGATTACCGAGAGTACGCGCCAGCCCGGTGATGCCGAAGTCATCGATTTTATTACCGCTGCCGGCTGGGGACCGACGGTGCAAGACCTTAATCCGCGCCCGAAGCCGCGCTTTGCCTTTGTCATCCATCCGTTGCGGACCGAACTGATTGCCAATCACCGCTGGTTCCGTTGGACGCGCTACCTGCCGCCGCGTTTGGTGGAGCTAGTTGCTGCCGAGTTTCCACCGCTCTACCTGTCGCGGATCCGTGGGATTCGCTCGAAAGCAACCGGTGAAGAGGTCGAGGGTATCCTCCTCACCCTCGGCACGACTCCGCGCGAGATGATGCGTCGACCACCGAGTTTTACTTATCGCCGGTTGATCAAAGCGGCGCGGATGGCCGAACGGATGGGGGCGCAGATTATGGGCTTGGGCGCATTCACCTCTGTCGTCGGTGATGCCGGGATTACCGTAGCCCAGAAGTCCAACATCGGCATCACTTCAGGTAATTCGTTGACGGTGGCCGCAACGCTTGAAGCGGCCAAGCAGGCAGTGTTACTGATGAAGGGGGGCAAACCGGAACATGTGCGGGCCGTCGTGATTGGGGCAACCGGTTCGATTGGCGCCGTCTGTGCCCGCTTGCTGGCACAGGCAGTACACGATGTCGTACTGGTTGCACCGCGTGCCGAACGGTTGATCGCGCTTAAGAAACAGATCGAATCCGAGACGCCGGGAGCGCGGGTTGTGGCCGCGACCTATGCTGATGCCTATCTCGGTGACGCCGATTTGATTATCACTACGACCAGTGCTCTGACCGGTAAAGTCATTAATGTCGATAAACTCAAACCCGGAGCAGTGGTGTGCGATGTGGCTCGCCCACCTGATGTAAAAGAGGAAGATGCACGGCGACGGCCCGATGTACTGGTGATTGAGAGTGGTGAGATCGTGTTACCCGGTGAGCCGGATTTTGGCTTTGATATCGATATGCCACCCGGTACGGCCTACGCCTGTCTCGCCGAAACGGCGCTACTGGCAATGGAAGGCAAGTTTGAAGATTATACCCTTGGTCGCAATATCGAAATCGAGCGGGTAAAAGAGGTTTACCGACTTTGGAAAAAACACGGCCTCGAACTCGCTCGTCTGCGCTCGTTTGGGGTGTATGTAACCGACGAGATGATCGCCGAGAAGCGGCGGTTAGCCGAAGAACGACGGCGTCAGTTGGGCTTGCCGGCGGATAAGGTGTGTGAGTAG
- the cofD gene encoding 2-phospho-L-lactate transferase, which translates to MIVVLSGGVGAARFLEGLAAIVAPDQIAAIVNTGDDMVMHGLHISPDLDIVTCTLAGVIDRAQGWGIAGDTTECMQWLGRLGAPTWFKLGDRDLALHIYRTARLRGGASLSQVADEIRRALGVQVQIIPMSDDPAPTHVITDQGELHFEEYFVRERCQPAIYGVRLHAAGPVQPAPALLPLLTNATAIIIAPSNPVVSVGPILAVPGVREAISSTTAPVIAISPIVGGAAIKGPAVPLMQAVGMKPTALGVATAYADLIDGIVIDSVDAALAPAIAQLGIRPLVTDTIMRGMPEKMALARAALDLALA; encoded by the coding sequence ATGATCGTTGTGTTATCAGGCGGCGTTGGCGCCGCTCGTTTTTTAGAAGGACTGGCTGCAATCGTTGCACCAGACCAGATCGCAGCTATTGTCAATACCGGTGACGATATGGTCATGCACGGTCTGCACATTTCACCAGACCTCGACATCGTCACGTGTACGCTGGCGGGAGTGATCGATCGTGCGCAAGGCTGGGGGATCGCCGGGGATACTACTGAATGTATGCAATGGCTCGGACGACTGGGCGCGCCGACGTGGTTCAAACTTGGTGACCGTGATCTGGCTTTGCATATCTATCGCACGGCCCGCCTACGCGGCGGCGCTTCCCTTTCGCAGGTCGCCGATGAGATTCGGCGGGCATTGGGGGTGCAAGTGCAGATCATTCCGATGAGTGATGATCCTGCGCCAACCCACGTTATCACCGATCAAGGTGAGTTACATTTTGAAGAGTATTTTGTCCGTGAACGGTGTCAGCCGGCAATCTATGGAGTACGGCTCCACGCCGCCGGACCGGTACAACCGGCGCCGGCGCTGTTGCCGTTGTTGACTAACGCCACCGCCATTATTATCGCGCCAAGTAATCCGGTCGTTAGTGTTGGGCCGATCCTTGCCGTTCCCGGCGTGCGGGAAGCAATCAGCTCCACTACAGCACCGGTTATCGCCATTAGCCCAATTGTTGGTGGTGCGGCGATTAAAGGGCCGGCAGTGCCGCTGATGCAGGCCGTGGGGATGAAACCGACCGCATTGGGGGTTGCCACAGCGTATGCCGATCTGATTGACGGAATTGTCATTGATTCTGTCGATGCGGCGCTAGCGCCGGCCATCGCACAGCTTGGCATTCGCCCGCTCGTGACTGATACGATTATGCGCGGCATGCCGGAAAAGATGGCGCTGGCACGGGCAGCATTGGATCTCGCGCTCGCTTAA